The following proteins are encoded in a genomic region of Cygnus olor isolate bCygOlo1 chromosome 23, bCygOlo1.pri.v2, whole genome shotgun sequence:
- the RPS6KA1 gene encoding ribosomal protein S6 kinase alpha-1 isoform X6 has protein sequence MKVLKKATLKVRDRVRTKIERDILADVNHPFVVKLHYAFQTEGKLYLILDFLRGGDLFTRLSKEVMFTEEDVKFYLAELALGLDHLHSLGIIYRDLKPENILLDEEGHIKLTDFGLSKEAIDHEKKAYSFCGTVEYMAPEVVNRQGHSHSADWWSYGVLMFEMLTGSLPFQGKDRKETMTLILKAKLGMPQFLSSEAQSLLRALFKRNPANRLGSGPDGAEEIKRHPFYSTIDWNKLYRREIKPPFKPAVGQPDDTFYFDTEFTSRTPKDSPGIPPSAGAHQLFRGFSFVATGLMEDGKVKPAQPPLHSVVQQLHGKNVQFNDGYVVKEAIGVGSYSVCKRCIHKATNMEYAVKVIDKSKRDPSEEIEILLRYGQHPNIITLKDVYDDGKYVYLVTELMRGGELLDKILRQKFFSEREASSVLHTICKTVEYLHSQGVVHRDLKPSNILYVDESGNPESIRICDFGFAKQLRAENGLLMTPCYTANFVAPEVLKRQGYDEGCDIWSLGVLLYTMLAGCTPFANGPSDTPEEILTRIGGGKFSVSGGNWDTISDMSKDLVSKMLHIDPHQRLTAKQVLQHPWITQKDSLPQSQLNHQDLQLVKGAMAATYSALNSSKPSPQLKPIESSILAQRRVKKLPSTTL, from the exons ATGAAAGTGCTCAAGAAGGCAACGTTGAAAG TGCGTGATCGTGTAAGGACAAAGATTGAAAGGGATATCCTGGCTGATGTAAACCATCCCTTTGTGGTGAAACTCCACTACG CATTCCAGACAGAGGGGAAGCTGTATCTCATCTTGGATTTCCTCAGAGGAGGTGACCTTTTCACTAGGCTTTCCAAAGAG GTCATGTTCACAGAGGAAGACGTGAAGTTCTACCTAGCAGAGCTGGCTCTGGGACTCGACCATTTGCACAGCCTGGGAATCATATACAGAGATCTCAAACCGGAAAA catcctcctgGATGAAGAAGGACACATCAAACTCACAG ATTTTGGCTTGAGTAAGGAGGCAATTGACCATGAGAAGAAAGCCTATTCCTTCTGTGGGACGGTGGAATATATGGCACCAGAAGTTGTGAACCGTCAGGGCCACTCCCACAGCGCTGACTGGTGGTCCTACGGGGTGTTAATG tTTGAAATGCTCACTGGCTCACTGCCGTTCCAGGGGAAAGATCGTAAGGAGACCATGACCCTCATCCTCAA AGCAAAGCTGGGCATGCCTCAGTTCCTGAGCTCTGAAGCACAGAGCCTCCTGCGAGCCCTTTTCAAAAGGAATCCAGCCAACAGATTAG GTTCTGGTCCAGATGGGGCAGAAGAGATAAAGCGCCATCCTTTCTACTCCACTATTGACTGGAAT AAGCTGTACCGAAGAGAAATCAAACCGCCCTTCAAGCCTGCAGTAGGCCAGCCTGAtgacactttttattttgacacAGAATTTACATCACGTACACCAAAAG ATTCCCCAGGCATCCCCCCTAGTGCGGGGGCCCATCAGCTCTTCCGAGGCTTCAGTTTTGTGGCGACAGGCTTGATGGAGGATGGCAAGGTGAAACCTGCCCAGCCCCCTCTGCACTCAGTGGTACAG CAACTGCACGGCAAGAATGTCCAGTTCAACGACGGCTACGTGGTGAAGGAGGCAATTGGTGTTGGCTCCTACTCAGTGTGTAAACGCTGCATTCATAAAGCAACCAACATGGAGTACGCAGTCAAG GTTATTGACAAGAGCAAGCGAGACCCTTCTGAGGAAATCGAAATCCTCCTGCGATATGGGCAGCATCCCAACATCATTACCTTGAAAGAT GTTTATGATGATGGGAAGTATGTGTATCTGGTGACTGAGCTGATGAgaggaggggagctgctggaTAAAATCCTCAGACAGAAATTTTTCTCAGAGAGGGAGGCCAGTTCGGTCCTGCACACGATCTGTAAAACGGTGGAATATCTGCATTCTCAAGGG gTAGTTCACAGGGACTTGAAACCCAGCAATATTCTCTATGTGGATGAGTCAGGGAACCCTGAGAGCATTCGCATTTGTGACTTTGGCTTTGCCAAGCAGCTGAGGGCTGAGAATGGCCTTCTCATGACTCCTTGTTATACTGCAAACTTTGTGGCACCCGAG GTACTAAAGCGGCAAGGCTACGATGAGGGCTGTGACATCTGGAGCCTGGGAGTTCTCCTTTACACAATGCTTGCAGG CTGCACTCCATTTGCAAACGGGCCCAGTGACACTCCAGAAGAGATCCTGACCCGAATAGGCGGGGGGAAGTTCTCTGTCAGTGGAGGCAACTGGGACACTATTTCTGACATGTCCAAG GATCTGGTATCAAAGATGCTTCACATAGATCCTCACCAGCGCCTAACAGCCAAACAGGTCCTGCAGCATCCATGGATAACTCAGAAGGACAGCTTACCCCAGAGCCAGCTGAATCACCAAGACCTTCAGCTTGTAAAG GGGGCGATGGCTGCCACGTACTCTGCACTGAACAGCTCCAAGCCAAGCCCCCAGCTGAAGCCTATCGAATCTTCCATTCTGGCACAGAGGCGGGTAAAGAAACTTCCTTCCACCACGCTGTGA